One window from the genome of Manis pentadactyla isolate mManPen7 chromosome 15, mManPen7.hap1, whole genome shotgun sequence encodes:
- the LOC130680910 gene encoding platelet glycoprotein VI-like, with product MARAHGWIESTGVRGGQSHRDHRDRSGPHRCSYKSRGCWSRLSEPLKLVTTGAFDKPSLSCAPGTVVPQGDDMELRCFSKATFEILTLTKEGILPTQNRSSSPKGSERQATFLLKRSSSAHGGTNRCYGAFHNHPFVWSHPSDPFQLVVKGPWSSGIWIEEV from the exons ATGGCCCGAGCCCACGGATGGATTGAAAGCACAGGAGTCCGGGGAGGTCAATCTCACAGAGATCACAGAGACCGCTCAGGGCCGCACCGCTGTTCCTACAAGAGCCGTGGCTGCTGGTCCAGGCTCAGCGAGCCTCTGAAGCTGGTGACGACCG GGGCTTTCGACAAGCCCTCCCTCTCGTGTGCTCCTGGCACCGTGGTGCCTCAAGGAGACGACATGGAGCTGCGGTGTTTCTCCAAAGCCACGTTTGAAATACTTACTCTCACCAAAGAAGGCATTCTCCCCACCCAGAACAGAAGCTCCAGCCCCAAGGGCTCCGAACGCCAGGCCACCTTCCTCTTGAAGCGCAGCTCCTCCGCACATGGGGGGACCAACAGATGCTACGGCGCCTTCCACAACCACCCCTTCGTGTGGTCTCACCCGAGTGACCCGTTCCAGCTTGTGGTCAAAG GGCCATGGAGCTCAGGCATCTGGATCGAAGAAGTCTGA